One window of Candidatus Ozemobacteraceae bacterium genomic DNA carries:
- a CDS encoding M23 family metallopeptidase gives MASFCIRQVIPVVLSLFLCVCPSSAADYYTEHPAPPFHSTTLQETSPVQTAAAAFPNQLSWRMNELPSISTYRVAFSGKPENPASHEGIDFVHDDPAVKHVPVVAADKGTIAYVRTGAPQSSMFQHNTSLREAGAGWGNHVVVYHGNGIYTRYAHLAPGTVTCKVGDTVIPGDVLGEMGNSGRSETRHLHFEVGYKTSFFVPSKPAQSFELVLDPTKCFPPKSERTPNPSED, from the coding sequence ATGGCTTCGTTTTGCATCAGACAGGTGATTCCTGTCGTTCTTTCCCTCTTCCTGTGCGTTTGTCCGTCCAGCGCGGCGGATTACTATACCGAGCATCCCGCTCCCCCCTTCCATTCTACGACGCTCCAGGAAACGTCTCCTGTCCAGACCGCAGCCGCTGCGTTTCCCAACCAGCTGTCGTGGCGCATGAACGAACTGCCGAGCATTTCGACTTATCGTGTCGCCTTCTCGGGAAAGCCAGAGAACCCGGCCAGTCACGAGGGAATCGATTTCGTCCATGACGACCCCGCCGTGAAGCACGTTCCCGTGGTGGCCGCGGATAAGGGGACGATCGCCTACGTGAGGACAGGCGCCCCACAGAGTTCCATGTTCCAGCACAACACGTCGCTTCGCGAAGCCGGCGCCGGCTGGGGGAATCACGTCGTGGTCTATCACGGCAACGGGATTTACACACGGTATGCGCATCTCGCGCCGGGCACGGTCACATGCAAGGTCGGCGATACCGTCATCCCGGGCGACGTTCTGGGCGAGATGGGCAATTCGGGCCGAAGCGAGACGCGGCACCTCCATTTCGAGGTCGGATACAAAACGTCCTTCTTCGTGCCTTCGAAACCGGCCCAGAGTTTCGAACTCGTGCTCGATCCCACGAAGTGTTTTCCGCCGAAATCCGAACGAACGCCGAACCCGAGCGAAGACTGA
- a CDS encoding nicotinate-nicotinamide nucleotide adenylyltransferase: MTIMRPFLAALCLLAAFLPSAQAEKIGVFLGTFDPPHQGMVTMIEEARRRLDLGKVYMLPVPEPVDRSEVSPLGNRIAMIRLLAGDIAGLEAFSEVDLKAVASRKPNNLFEAMREAIRERGSENDELFQIVGEDALKKLVARRQLPGKNERRTLVVFPREDVPQYRDPSIKALEREGKLVRLGVKVPNLSGSDLRALLRRGIEPGSDEIPASVLTYIRREGLYGLPAAPLTRELLAGFEPEGYLAKPVLLHGPTTDTVFAPAHLESMLPPSAAEGWIREGCSDFPAALAPLLEKRAMQVVLFQSPTTDALDWLETQGWRTLYGYVPPEGDDRPMLFFGRQGSDWHLFITGLYAQERFAGLVEEVRYQFARFQIPFERLTVLVPVQPASN, encoded by the coding sequence ATGACGATCATGCGTCCGTTTCTTGCGGCTCTTTGTCTGCTCGCCGCATTCCTGCCTTCCGCGCAGGCGGAGAAAATCGGCGTTTTTCTCGGCACCTTCGATCCGCCCCACCAAGGCATGGTGACTATGATCGAAGAGGCGAGGAGGCGGCTCGACCTCGGGAAGGTCTACATGCTTCCCGTGCCCGAGCCCGTCGACCGGTCCGAGGTCTCGCCGCTCGGGAACAGGATAGCCATGATCCGGCTGCTGGCAGGCGACATCGCCGGCCTCGAAGCCTTCAGCGAAGTCGACCTGAAAGCCGTCGCCTCGCGCAAACCGAACAACCTCTTCGAGGCGATGCGCGAGGCGATCAGGGAACGCGGCTCGGAAAACGACGAGCTGTTCCAGATCGTCGGGGAAGACGCCCTGAAAAAGCTCGTCGCGCGCCGCCAGCTCCCCGGAAAGAACGAACGCCGGACGCTGGTCGTCTTCCCGCGGGAAGACGTTCCGCAATATCGCGATCCCTCAATCAAAGCCTTGGAAAGAGAAGGGAAGCTGGTTCGGCTTGGGGTGAAGGTGCCCAACCTGTCGGGAAGCGATCTCCGGGCCCTCCTCAGGCGGGGCATCGAACCCGGTTCCGACGAGATCCCCGCATCCGTTCTCACCTACATCCGTCGCGAAGGGTTGTACGGCCTTCCGGCCGCTCCTCTGACACGGGAGCTTCTCGCCGGCTTCGAACCCGAGGGGTATCTTGCCAAGCCGGTTCTGCTTCATGGGCCGACCACCGACACCGTCTTCGCGCCGGCGCATCTCGAAAGCATGCTGCCCCCTTCCGCGGCCGAGGGCTGGATCCGGGAAGGATGCAGCGACTTCCCCGCCGCGCTCGCGCCGTTGCTCGAAAAGCGGGCGATGCAGGTCGTCCTCTTCCAGTCGCCCACGACGGACGCGCTCGACTGGCTCGAGACGCAAGGGTGGCGCACGCTGTACGGCTACGTGCCGCCCGAAGGAGATGATCGTCCGATGCTGTTCTTCGGTCGTCAGGGGAGCGACTGGCACCTCTTCATCACGGGGTTATACGCTCAGGAGCGCTTTGCCGGCCTCGTGGAAGAGGTGCGGTACCAGTTCGCCCGTTTCCAGATCCCGTTCGAGAGGCTGACGGTCCTGGTTCCCGTCCAGCCGGCCTCGAACTGA